The Eriocheir sinensis breed Jianghai 21 chromosome 49, ASM2467909v1, whole genome shotgun sequence genome has a segment encoding these proteins:
- the LOC126981772 gene encoding terminal nucleotidyltransferase 5C-like isoform X2, protein MSGCEERRCSVLTYEQVRQLNEVLHEVVSIHGRGNFPTLEIRLRDLVSLVRAKLEAEAVPVRDIRINGGAASHILAATPDQAYNDLDLIFAVDLSSPRAYDRVKNAVLEVLLDFLPAGVSKRRMSSCSMKEGYVHKMVKVNDTDRWSLISLSNHGGRNVELKFVDTMKRQFEFSVDSFQVVLDSLLLFYECAEMPISENFYPTVMGESVYGDFGEALLHLQKKLIATKNPEEIRGGGLLKYCSLLVKEYEPARPEEIKTLERYMCSRFFIDFPDVTQQQSKLEAYLWNHFVGPDEALRYDFLMVVHRVVDESTVCLMGHERRQTLNLIDELACQVFYSEQHRLYTKHQPCPPCPSSPSPCPSAASSCSSSSSSSSSSSSSSTSSSFDVHIAPPPPVIYSNGYYYAPIVPAPAPPQSYTCTCGWLQCA, encoded by the coding sequence ATGTCGGGCTGCGAGGAGCGGCGGTGCTCGGTGCTGACCTACGAGCAGGTGAGGCAGCTGAACGAGGTGCTGCACGAGGTGGTGTCCATCCACGGCCGCGGCAACTTCCCCACGCTGGAGATCCGCCTGCGGGACCTGGTGAGCCTCGTGCGCGCCAAGCTGGAGGCCGAGGCCGTGCCCGTGCGGGACATCCGCATCAATGGCGGCGCTGCTTCGCACATCCTGGCCGCCACCCCGGACCAGGCCTACAACGACCTGGACCTCATCTTTGCCGTCGACCTGTCGTCGCCGCGCGCCTACGACCGCGTCAAGAACGCTGTGCTGGAGGTGCTGCTGGACTTCCTCCCGGCGGGCGTGTCCAAGCGGCGCATGTCGTCGTGCTCCATGAAGGAGGGCTACGTGCACAAGATGGTCAAGGTAAACGACACTGACCGCTGGTCGCTCATCTCCCTCTCCAACCACGGCGGCCGCAACGTGGAGCTCAAGTTCGTGGACACCATGAAGCGGCAGTTCGAGTTCTCCGTGGACTCGTTCCAGGTTGTGCTGGACTCGCTGTTGCTCTTCTACGAGTGTGCTGAGATGCCCATCAGCGAGAACTTCTACCCCACCGTCATGGGCGAGAGTGTGTACGGGGACTTCGGCGAGGCGCTGCTCCACCTGCAGAAGAAGCTGATCGCCACCAAGAACCCCGAGGAGATCCGCGGCGGCGGCCTGCTCAAGTACTGCAGCCTGCTGGTGAAGGAGTACGAGCCCGCGCGGCCCGAGGAGATCAAGACGCTGGAGCGGTACATGTGTTCCCGCTTCTTCATCGACTTCCCGGACGTGACGCAGCAGCAGAGCAAGCTGGAGGCCTACCTGTGGAACCACTTTGTGGGCCCCGACGAGGCGCTGCGCTACGACTTCCTGATGGTGGTGCACCGCGTGGTGGACGAGTCGACGGTGTGCCTGATGGGCCACGAGCGGCGCCAGACCCTCAACCTGATCGACGAGCTGGCGTGCCAGGTGTTCTACAGCGAGCAGCACCGCCTCTACACCAAGCACCAGCCCTGCCcgccctgcccctcctccccctcgccctgcccctccgctgcctcctcctgctcatcctcgtcctcgtcgtcctcgtcatcctcgtcctcgtcaacGTCCAGCAGCTTCGACGTGCACATAGCCCCTCCTCCCCCAGTCATCTACAGCAACGGCTACTACTACGCCCCCATCgtgcccgcccccgcccccccacagTCCTACACCTGCACTTGTGGGTGGCTACAGTGTGCCtag